In one window of Clostridia bacterium DNA:
- a CDS encoding GntR family transcriptional regulator — MKKVNKNSPLPLYYQLKDIICDLIENEELKPNDPIPPERELCEYHGVSRMTVNKAITNLVNEGLLYREQGKGTFVAKPKEGYQLSKLLSFTEDMKAKGLQVDTRIISFHKKSATKKIQKVLNLLEKEEVFEIKRLRLIAGEPYAIETAYLPVSLCEDLTMEKLDKKSLYDILLSEYGLKMDYAHQTIEAVILDEYESEILQVQEKSIALMFSRKTYLEGDRPMELTKAVYRGDKYKFEVVLRR, encoded by the coding sequence ATGAAAAAAGTAAATAAGAATTCACCGCTGCCGCTTTATTACCAGCTAAAGGACATAATTTGTGATCTGATTGAAAATGAAGAACTCAAGCCTAATGATCCCATACCCCCGGAGAGAGAGCTTTGTGAGTATCATGGGGTAAGCAGGATGACTGTTAATAAGGCTATTACCAACCTTGTCAATGAGGGCTTGCTGTACAGAGAGCAGGGAAAGGGAACCTTTGTAGCAAAACCAAAAGAGGGTTACCAGCTCTCAAAATTATTGAGCTTTACTGAAGATATGAAAGCAAAGGGTCTTCAGGTTGATACACGGATAATCTCCTTTCATAAAAAATCAGCTACAAAGAAAATACAAAAGGTACTGAATCTACTGGAAAAAGAAGAAGTATTTGAGATAAAAAGACTGAGACTGATCGCCGGTGAACCCTACGCAATTGAAACTGCGTACCTACCTGTCAGCCTTTGTGAAGATTTAACTATGGAAAAGCTAGACAAAAAATCCCTTTATGATATTTTACTCAGCGAATACGGGCTCAAGATGGATTATGCGCATCAAACCATAGAAGCGGTAATCCTCGATGAATATGAAAGTGAGATTCTGCAGGTACAGGAAAAATCTATTGCACTGATGTTTTCGAGGAAGACTTATCTGGAGGGCGATAGACCGATGGAGCTTACAAAAGCAGTA